A genome region from Prochlorococcus marinus CUG1417 includes the following:
- the ruvB gene encoding Holliday junction branch migration DNA helicase RuvB yields MAIISSNISNNDFPFSKKELRLVDSKIIPEEKRNNNNLNLARPLSLQEFIGQEKLKSSLRIAIDASIYRKEPMEHTLLYGQPGLGKTTLAVLIAHEMHTKCRIATAPSIERPRDIVGLLLGLKEGEVLFIDEIHRLNKLTEELLYSAMEDFRLDLTMGANRGARCRTINLPRFTLIGATTKLASISAPLRDRFGISQKIELYTYDELKQIIVNFSRLINLNLDEKASYDLAKISRGTPRIALRLLRRVRDYAQVVKNTNDISVNLIKKALNSYQIDEKGLDPLDRQYLSFLNQNNNIPTGLDSIAAGLGEDSSMLEFVIEPYLIQIGFLTRTPRGRLLTALGKKYIDSKNENF; encoded by the coding sequence ATGGCAATAATTTCCTCCAATATAAGTAATAATGACTTTCCTTTTAGTAAAAAAGAACTTAGGCTAGTTGATTCAAAAATCATTCCAGAAGAAAAAAGAAATAATAATAATCTTAACTTAGCTCGGCCTCTTAGTTTACAAGAATTTATTGGCCAAGAAAAACTTAAGTCCTCTTTAAGAATAGCTATTGATGCTTCAATTTATAGGAAAGAACCCATGGAGCATACGCTTTTATATGGACAGCCTGGTTTAGGTAAGACTACTTTAGCTGTTTTAATAGCCCATGAAATGCATACAAAATGTAGGATAGCCACTGCACCCTCAATTGAAAGACCTAGAGATATTGTAGGTTTATTGCTTGGATTAAAAGAAGGTGAAGTTTTATTTATCGATGAGATACATCGCTTAAATAAATTAACTGAAGAGCTGTTATATTCAGCAATGGAGGATTTTAGACTGGATTTAACTATGGGAGCTAATAGAGGAGCTCGTTGCAGAACAATTAATCTTCCTAGATTCACTCTTATTGGTGCGACAACTAAATTAGCCTCAATTAGTGCTCCTCTAAGAGATAGATTTGGCATATCTCAGAAAATTGAACTTTATACATATGATGAATTAAAGCAAATAATTGTTAATTTCTCTCGATTAATCAACCTTAATTTAGATGAAAAAGCATCTTATGATTTAGCAAAGATATCTCGAGGTACTCCAAGAATTGCTTTGAGATTATTAAGACGAGTTAGAGATTATGCTCAAGTTGTGAAAAATACTAATGATATCTCTGTTAATTTAATAAAAAAAGCTTTAAATTCTTACCAAATAGACGAAAAGGGATTGGATCCTTTAGATAGACAATATTTATCATTTCTAAACCAAAACAATAATATTCCAACTGGCCTCGATTCAATCGCAGCTGGTTTGGGTGAGGATTCTTCAATGTTAGAATTTGTAATTGAGCCATATTTAATCCAAATTGGTTTCTTAACGAGAACTCCTCGAGGAAGATTGCTTACTGCTTTAGGGAAAAAGTACATTGATTCAAAGAATGAGAACTTTTAA
- a CDS encoding amidohydrolase, with amino-acid sequence MNRDQFCKKIDSFNDELINLRRHIHAHPELSGLENQTAILISGFLKNIGWNVRESIGRTGVIADFGPLDKGIIGLRVDMDALPIFEETKLSFSSKVDGVMHACGHDLHISIGLGVAKIIKDLKLNFGTRIIFQPAEEIASGARWMIKDGATNGLTHILGVHVYPDLSVGTIGIKEGSLTAAAGELKVEIKGKSGHGARPHEGVDSIWVASRVISGIQESITRKLDPLDPVVITFGKINGGNAFNVLAEKVNLTGTVRCTNRKVFKNIGNWLNENITSLANSCGAEVKVMFREITPAVNNNSEINRVLRDSGIKVLGQENVIELQKPSLGAEDFAEFLNEIPGAMFRLGVSRSTGCAPLHSSKFDPDERAIAVGIKVITESIVKLNNEKINTIG; translated from the coding sequence ATGAATAGAGATCAGTTTTGTAAAAAAATTGATTCGTTTAATGATGAATTAATTAACTTAAGAAGACATATCCATGCACATCCGGAATTAAGTGGACTTGAAAATCAAACAGCGATCTTAATAAGTGGTTTTTTAAAAAATATTGGTTGGAATGTTAGAGAATCTATTGGTAGGACAGGAGTTATAGCTGATTTTGGGCCCTTAGATAAAGGTATTATAGGTTTGAGAGTGGATATGGATGCTTTGCCAATATTTGAGGAAACTAAATTAAGTTTTTCTTCAAAAGTAGACGGTGTTATGCATGCCTGTGGTCACGACTTGCATATATCGATTGGATTGGGTGTGGCAAAAATTATTAAGGATTTAAAACTAAATTTCGGGACTCGAATAATTTTTCAGCCCGCTGAAGAAATTGCGAGTGGAGCTCGATGGATGATTAAAGATGGTGCAACTAATGGTTTAACCCATATTTTGGGAGTTCATGTCTACCCCGATTTATCCGTAGGGACTATTGGCATTAAAGAAGGAAGTTTAACTGCAGCTGCGGGAGAACTTAAGGTGGAGATTAAAGGAAAGTCAGGCCACGGTGCTAGACCTCATGAAGGAGTTGATTCTATTTGGGTGGCTTCTAGAGTTATCTCGGGAATTCAAGAATCAATAACACGGAAGTTAGATCCTTTAGATCCTGTAGTAATAACTTTTGGAAAAATAAATGGAGGCAACGCATTCAATGTTCTTGCAGAAAAGGTTAATTTAACTGGTACGGTTAGATGCACTAATCGTAAAGTATTTAAGAATATTGGTAATTGGCTTAATGAAAATATCACTTCTTTAGCTAATAGTTGCGGAGCGGAAGTAAAAGTAATGTTTAGAGAAATCACTCCGGCAGTTAATAATAATTCTGAGATTAACAGAGTCCTAAGAGATTCGGGAATAAAGGTTTTGGGTCAAGAAAATGTTATCGAATTACAAAAACCATCATTAGGAGCTGAGGATTTTGCTGAATTTTTAAATGAGATTCCAGGAGCTATGTTTAGGCTCGGCGTTTCTAGATCAACTGGATGTGCTCCCCTTCATAGTTCGAAATTTGATCCAGATGAAAGAGCTATTGCTGTTGGTATTAAAGTGATAACAGAATCCATAGTAAAATTAAACAATGAAAAGATTAATACAATTGGCTAA
- the mreC gene encoding rod shape-determining protein MreC encodes MFQIRRISTSRWWQRKKNWIFFGIFLFLVFVRISKGSIYKDFYYFISKPFWPGQFQKEVILKSIDQESLINLDLLKKDNTRLRKILSLHESSSNKHISAAVISRKTGNWWRQIILNKGSKDGVEIGSTVIGPGGLLGRVNHTSLYTSSVTLLTSPESKVGVWVDRIQINGLLVGLGDDHPSLILYSKDADIKVGDFVSSSPASTLLPPNIPIGIVQSVDKSSKAKKTAKISLLAKPQVIDWVQILKVKI; translated from the coding sequence ATGTTCCAGATCCGACGAATTTCTACTAGTCGTTGGTGGCAAAGAAAGAAAAATTGGATATTTTTTGGAATTTTTTTATTTTTAGTTTTTGTACGAATATCAAAAGGATCTATTTACAAGGATTTTTATTATTTCATCTCAAAGCCTTTTTGGCCTGGGCAATTTCAAAAAGAAGTTATTCTCAAAAGTATTGACCAAGAGTCTTTAATAAATTTAGATCTTCTTAAAAAAGATAATACAAGATTGCGTAAAATTTTATCTCTTCATGAGTCTTCTAGTAATAAACATATCTCAGCTGCAGTGATTTCGAGAAAAACTGGTAATTGGTGGAGACAGATAATATTAAATAAAGGTTCAAAAGATGGCGTGGAAATTGGTAGTACTGTTATTGGCCCTGGTGGATTATTAGGAAGGGTAAATCATACTTCTTTATATACTTCATCGGTAACATTATTAACTTCACCTGAAAGTAAGGTAGGTGTATGGGTGGATAGAATTCAAATTAATGGATTATTGGTTGGTTTAGGAGATGATCATCCAAGCTTAATACTTTATTCAAAAGATGCTGATATAAAAGTCGGAGATTTTGTATCGTCTTCTCCTGCTAGCACTTTATTACCTCCAAATATCCCTATTGGTATTGTCCAATCAGTAGATAAGTCTTCTAAAGCAAAAAAAACCGCAAAAATATCACTTTTGGCAAAGCCGCAAGTAATTGATTGGGTGCAAATTTTAAAAGTAAAAATTTAA
- the smpB gene encoding SsrA-binding protein SmpB codes for MAKNSNKVQKNSKKENNFKRLAENRYAKFQYAISETIEAGIELLGTEVKSIRNGKANLRDGYCSFRDGEILLLNVHISPHNNVGSFFNHDPLRNRKLLLHKKEIIKLKSNTEKKGMTIVPLSLYLKGSWIKIAIGVGKGKKLHDKRQDEKQKTIKKEINSALKR; via the coding sequence ATGGCAAAAAATTCAAATAAAGTTCAAAAAAATTCTAAAAAAGAAAATAATTTTAAACGTTTAGCTGAGAATAGATATGCAAAATTTCAATATGCAATATCTGAAACAATAGAAGCTGGAATTGAACTTTTAGGGACAGAAGTAAAGTCTATTAGAAACGGGAAAGCAAATTTAAGAGACGGGTACTGCTCATTCAGAGATGGTGAGATTTTATTGTTAAATGTTCACATTTCACCACACAACAATGTAGGGTCTTTTTTTAATCATGATCCATTAAGGAATAGAAAGTTGTTACTGCATAAGAAAGAAATAATAAAACTGAAATCCAATACTGAAAAAAAAGGAATGACTATTGTGCCATTATCTCTTTATTTAAAAGGGTCATGGATAAAAATAGCTATTGGGGTTGGTAAAGGTAAAAAGTTACATGACAAACGACAAGATGAAAAACAAAAAACTATAAAAAAAGAAATCAACTCTGCACTAAAAAGATAA
- the lysS gene encoding lysine--tRNA ligase, whose translation MSEIRDSRLQKANSLVSRGFASYAESFRVSHHSKFLIQKFDYLENGQEEDFTVSLAGRVMTKRVMGKIAFFTISDQEGQIQLYLDKSIINCDLENQKLLSFQDIKELVDIGDWIGVLGTIKKTNKGELSVKVEKWEMLSKSLLPLPDKWHGLTDIEKRYRQRYLDLIVNPHSKNVFKTRAKCISFIRKWLDNKNFLEIETPILQSEAGGAEARPFITHHNTLDIPLYLRIATELHLKRMVVGGFDKVYELGRIFRNEGISTKHNPEFTSVEIYQAFSDYVDMMQLTEELIRDVVAEACGSLVINYQNKEIDFSKPWSRISMKDIVKKYTGIDFDSFDGDFQAAKEAVKSINVEFSNKVNTIGRLLNEVFEQKVESELIEPTFVIDYPIEISPLARPHLDNKQMVQRFELFIVGRELANAFSELIDPVDQRERMQLQQSLRDEGDFEAHCIDEDFLNALEIGMPPTGGLGIGIDRLIMLITNSPSIRDVIPFPLLKPEITSNKNEKLPLNEVK comes from the coding sequence TTGTCTGAAATAAGAGATTCCCGTCTACAAAAAGCTAATTCACTCGTTAGTAGGGGATTTGCTTCTTATGCAGAAAGTTTTAGAGTTTCGCATCATTCAAAATTTCTTATTCAAAAATTTGATTATTTAGAAAATGGTCAAGAGGAAGACTTCACTGTTTCTCTTGCTGGTAGAGTGATGACGAAAAGGGTAATGGGTAAAATTGCTTTTTTTACAATAAGCGATCAAGAAGGTCAGATTCAGCTTTATCTAGATAAAAGTATCATTAATTGCGATTTAGAAAACCAAAAGTTACTTTCTTTTCAAGATATTAAGGAATTAGTAGATATTGGTGACTGGATTGGCGTTCTTGGAACTATAAAAAAAACTAATAAAGGTGAGCTTTCAGTTAAAGTAGAAAAATGGGAAATGTTATCTAAATCATTACTTCCCTTACCTGATAAATGGCATGGATTGACTGATATCGAAAAAAGATATAGACAACGTTACCTAGATTTAATAGTTAATCCCCACTCTAAAAATGTATTTAAAACAAGAGCAAAATGTATAAGTTTTATAAGAAAATGGCTAGATAATAAAAATTTTTTAGAGATAGAGACTCCAATTCTGCAATCTGAAGCTGGTGGTGCGGAGGCAAGACCATTTATTACTCATCACAATACATTAGATATTCCTCTTTATCTGAGAATAGCTACTGAATTACATTTAAAAAGAATGGTTGTTGGAGGCTTTGACAAGGTTTATGAATTGGGAAGAATTTTCCGTAATGAGGGGATAAGTACAAAGCATAATCCAGAATTTACATCAGTTGAAATTTATCAAGCTTTTTCTGACTATGTAGATATGATGCAATTAACAGAAGAACTTATTAGAGACGTCGTAGCTGAAGCATGTGGCTCTTTGGTTATAAATTACCAAAATAAGGAAATTGATTTTTCCAAACCTTGGTCAAGAATATCAATGAAAGACATAGTCAAAAAATATACAGGAATTGATTTTGATTCATTTGATGGAGACTTTCAAGCAGCAAAAGAAGCCGTTAAAAGTATAAATGTTGAATTTTCTAATAAAGTTAATACTATTGGGAGACTTTTAAATGAGGTCTTTGAGCAAAAAGTCGAGTCAGAACTTATAGAACCCACTTTTGTTATCGATTATCCTATTGAAATTTCTCCTCTAGCTAGACCTCATCTTGATAATAAACAAATGGTTCAGAGATTTGAATTATTTATAGTTGGTAGAGAACTAGCAAACGCTTTTAGTGAGTTGATAGATCCAGTAGATCAAAGAGAAAGAATGCAATTACAGCAATCCCTTAGAGATGAAGGAGATTTTGAGGCGCATTGCATAGATGAAGATTTCTTGAATGCTTTAGAGATTGGCATGCCTCCTACGGGAGGATTAGGCATAGGTATTGACCGACTCATTATGTTAATTACCAATAGTCCATCAATTAGAGATGTAATCCCTTTCCCATTGTTAAAACCAGAAATAACTTCGAATAAAAATGAAAAATTACCCTTGAATGAAGTAAAATAA
- the rpaB gene encoding response regulator transcription factor RpaB gives MSKARILVVDDEPAVLKVLVTRLQLAGYQVYSATNGEEALESFHRDSPDLIVLDVMLPKMDGFAVCRRIRAESVVPIIFLTALEAISERVAGLDLGADDYLSKPFSPKELEARIATILRRMGPTVSVTETKEVPSGKGVMKFGSLVVDTNRRQVSRAGERISLTYTEFSLLELLFDEPGKVVPRAEILEQLWGYPPRRAADLRVVDVYVARLRGKLEPDPRNPELILTVRGIGYASQRVGETATSLAS, from the coding sequence ATGTCAAAAGCAAGAATTTTAGTTGTTGATGATGAACCAGCAGTTTTGAAGGTATTAGTCACAAGACTCCAGCTTGCAGGATATCAAGTTTATTCAGCTACTAACGGTGAAGAAGCTCTTGAATCATTCCACAGAGATTCCCCAGATTTGATAGTTCTTGATGTTATGCTTCCAAAAATGGACGGATTCGCAGTTTGTAGAAGAATTAGAGCAGAATCAGTAGTTCCAATAATATTTTTAACCGCTCTAGAGGCAATTTCAGAAAGAGTTGCAGGGTTGGATTTAGGTGCTGATGATTACTTATCTAAACCATTTAGCCCAAAAGAGCTAGAAGCTAGGATTGCTACTATTTTGAGGAGAATGGGTCCTACTGTATCTGTTACAGAAACTAAAGAGGTTCCATCTGGCAAAGGAGTTATGAAATTTGGAAGTTTAGTAGTTGATACTAATCGTAGACAAGTTTCTAGAGCTGGGGAAAGAATCAGCTTAACTTACACTGAATTTAGCCTCCTAGAATTATTATTCGATGAGCCAGGTAAAGTTGTTCCAAGAGCTGAAATATTAGAACAGTTATGGGGTTATCCTCCTCGCAGAGCAGCAGATTTAAGGGTTGTGGATGTATATGTAGCTAGACTAAGAGGTAAATTGGAACCAGATCCAAGAAATCCAGAATTAATATTAACTGTTCGAGGAATTGGATATGCATCTCAGAGAGTTGGCGAAACTGCAACATCTTTGGCAAGTTGA
- the thiC gene encoding phosphomethylpyrimidine synthase ThiC — protein sequence MRSSWIKPRLGKNNVTQMHFARNDHITEEMDFVAKKENLPPSLIMEEVARGRLIIPANINHLNLEPMSIGIASRCKVNANIGASPNASDINEEVEKLKLAVKYGADTVMDLSTGGVNLDEVRQAIINESPVPIGTVPVYQALESVHGSIDRLTEDDFLHIIEKHCQQGVDYQTIHAGLLIEHLPKVKGRITGIVSRGGGILAQWMLHHFKQNPLYTRFDDICEIFKKYDCTFSLGDSLRPGCLHDASDDAQLAELKTLGELTRRAWEHNVQVMVEGPGHVPMDQIEFNVRKQMEECSEAPFYVLGPLVTDISPGYDHISSAIGAAMAGWYGTSMLCYVTPKEHLGLPNAEDVREGLIAYKIAAHAADIARHRAGARDRDDELSHARYNFDWNKQFELSLDPERAKQYHDETLPEEIFKKAEFCSMCGPKHCPMNSKISDESLDQLKDKLEECNTTA from the coding sequence ATGAGAAGTTCTTGGATTAAGCCTCGCCTTGGAAAAAATAATGTAACTCAGATGCACTTTGCGAGAAATGATCATATCACTGAAGAAATGGATTTTGTTGCTAAAAAAGAGAATCTTCCCCCTTCTCTTATAATGGAAGAAGTGGCAAGAGGAAGATTAATTATTCCAGCTAATATTAATCATTTGAATCTTGAGCCAATGTCTATAGGTATTGCTTCTAGATGCAAAGTAAATGCTAATATTGGTGCCTCACCTAATGCAAGTGATATCAATGAAGAAGTGGAGAAGCTCAAGTTAGCAGTTAAATATGGGGCTGATACAGTTATGGATCTTTCTACAGGAGGAGTAAATTTAGATGAAGTACGTCAAGCAATTATTAATGAGTCCCCTGTTCCTATAGGAACAGTTCCTGTTTATCAAGCTTTAGAAAGTGTACATGGTTCAATAGATAGACTAACTGAAGACGATTTCCTTCATATTATTGAAAAACATTGTCAGCAGGGAGTAGATTATCAAACTATTCATGCTGGCCTGTTAATAGAGCATTTGCCGAAGGTCAAAGGCAGAATTACTGGAATTGTCAGTAGGGGGGGAGGTATTTTAGCCCAATGGATGTTACATCATTTTAAGCAAAATCCTCTTTACACAAGGTTTGATGATATTTGTGAGATTTTTAAGAAATATGATTGTACTTTTTCTCTAGGAGATTCATTAAGACCTGGATGCTTGCATGATGCTTCTGATGATGCTCAATTAGCTGAATTAAAGACCTTAGGCGAACTTACTCGAAGAGCATGGGAACATAATGTTCAAGTAATGGTTGAGGGTCCTGGTCATGTACCTATGGATCAAATTGAGTTTAATGTGAGAAAGCAAATGGAAGAATGTTCAGAAGCCCCCTTTTATGTCCTTGGCCCATTAGTTACAGATATATCTCCCGGTTACGACCATATATCAAGTGCTATTGGAGCAGCGATGGCGGGCTGGTATGGAACCTCTATGTTATGTTATGTAACTCCAAAAGAACATTTAGGTCTACCAAACGCAGAAGATGTAAGAGAAGGATTAATTGCTTATAAAATAGCTGCGCATGCTGCTGATATAGCAAGACATAGAGCTGGAGCTCGTGATCGAGATGATGAACTTAGTCATGCAAGGTATAACTTTGATTGGAATAAACAATTCGAACTTTCGCTAGATCCGGAAAGGGCAAAGCAGTATCATGATGAGACACTACCTGAAGAAATATTTAAAAAAGCAGAATTTTGTTCAATGTGTGGACCTAAACATTGTCCAATGAATTCAAAGATTTCTGATGAATCTCTTGATCAGTTAAAAGATAAGCTTGAAGAATGTAATACTACAGCGTAA
- a CDS encoding single-stranded DNA-binding protein has translation MDINTINLVGRAGREPDVRYFESGSIVANFTIAVNRRSRDEEPDWFNLEIWGKQAQIAADYVKKGSLIGITGSFKIDSWKDKNSGEDRYKPVVRVDRLNLLSSRKESDNNQYSNSSNSSEIPF, from the coding sequence ATGGACATTAACACTATTAATCTAGTTGGCAGAGCTGGTAGAGAACCAGATGTCAGATACTTCGAATCTGGTAGTATCGTGGCAAATTTCACTATTGCAGTTAATAGAAGAAGCAGAGATGAAGAGCCAGACTGGTTTAATTTAGAAATATGGGGTAAACAAGCTCAAATTGCAGCAGATTACGTTAAAAAAGGATCATTAATTGGAATTACAGGTAGCTTTAAAATTGATAGTTGGAAAGATAAAAATAGTGGGGAAGATAGATACAAACCAGTTGTTAGAGTCGATAGATTAAATTTGCTGAGCTCCCGAAAAGAGTCTGATAATAACCAATATTCTAATAGTAGTAACTCTAGTGAAATCCCTTTTTAA
- a CDS encoding DedA family protein: MTLIFINFLTSIPDYISLAVEKNSTIAYLTICLAMFLENIIPPIPSEIIMPLGGFFVYQQKLNFYILVFWGLLGTILGSLPWYYLGRLVNEKKLSNYLDKKGKYLGLSSNDLNKSKRWFDKYGVSLVFWGRLVPGIRTLISVPAGIELMPLRKFLIWTTFGSLIWVALLTYAGYIFGENYSIIETYSDQIKYFIKPILILFCLYFFIRILIRFYKKNRA, translated from the coding sequence TTGACCTTAATTTTTATAAATTTTCTTACTTCAATTCCTGACTATATTAGTTTGGCTGTTGAAAAAAATTCAACAATTGCATACCTTACTATTTGTTTGGCTATGTTTTTAGAAAATATAATACCTCCAATTCCTTCGGAAATAATAATGCCATTGGGAGGTTTTTTCGTTTATCAACAAAAATTAAATTTCTATATTTTAGTTTTTTGGGGATTACTTGGAACTATTTTAGGATCATTGCCTTGGTATTATTTAGGTAGATTAGTAAATGAAAAAAAACTTTCAAATTATTTAGATAAAAAAGGAAAATATCTAGGTCTTTCTTCTAATGATTTAAATAAAAGTAAAAGGTGGTTTGATAAATACGGGGTTTCTCTTGTTTTTTGGGGCCGATTAGTTCCAGGTATAAGAACTTTAATCTCAGTTCCAGCTGGCATAGAACTTATGCCATTAAGAAAATTTTTGATTTGGACTACATTTGGGAGCTTAATATGGGTAGCACTTCTCACGTATGCAGGTTATATATTTGGTGAAAATTATTCCATCATTGAAACTTACTCAGATCAAATCAAATATTTTATAAAGCCAATTTTAATTTTATTTTGTTTATATTTCTTCATAAGAATACTTATTAGATTTTATAAAAAAAATAGAGCTTAA
- a CDS encoding rod shape-determining protein yields MIFNRFKFSRDIGIDLGTANTLIHVSGKGVVLQEPSVVAMDLEEGIPLAVGKEAKLMLGRTPGNIRAVRPLRDGVIADFDAAEQMIKTFIQKCNEGKGILAPRIVIGIPSGVTSVERRAVREAGLAGAREVHLIDEPVAAAIGASLPVTEPIGTMIVDIGGGTTEVAVLSLGGTVLSESVRIAGDEINESIAIYLKKVHNLVVGERTAEDIKIKIGSAFPDDDFDKTTLEVRGLHLLSGLPRSVTLTSGEIREAMADTLSKIVEAVKRTLERTPPELAADIVDRGIMLAGGGALVRGINDLLSDETGIFTHIAENPLLCVVNGCGEVLDDFKKLKRVVDTPDFVRNAIRD; encoded by the coding sequence GTGATTTTTAACAGATTCAAATTTTCTAGAGATATTGGCATAGATTTAGGAACTGCCAATACTCTCATACATGTATCAGGGAAGGGAGTTGTTCTACAAGAGCCTTCAGTAGTAGCAATGGATTTAGAAGAAGGGATCCCATTGGCTGTCGGTAAAGAAGCAAAATTAATGCTTGGAAGAACACCTGGCAATATAAGAGCTGTAAGACCTCTAAGAGATGGTGTTATCGCAGATTTTGATGCAGCAGAGCAAATGATAAAAACATTTATTCAAAAATGTAATGAAGGCAAGGGTATATTAGCCCCAAGAATAGTTATAGGCATTCCAAGTGGAGTGACCAGTGTTGAGCGAAGAGCAGTAAGAGAAGCTGGATTAGCTGGAGCTAGAGAAGTTCACTTAATTGATGAACCAGTTGCAGCAGCAATAGGAGCATCATTACCAGTAACTGAGCCAATTGGGACTATGATTGTCGATATTGGTGGCGGTACTACTGAAGTTGCAGTATTGAGTTTGGGTGGAACTGTGTTAAGTGAATCTGTTCGAATAGCTGGCGATGAAATAAATGAATCAATTGCCATATATCTTAAAAAAGTTCACAATTTAGTTGTTGGAGAGAGAACTGCAGAAGATATTAAGATCAAAATTGGATCTGCATTTCCAGATGATGATTTTGATAAAACTACTTTAGAGGTTAGAGGTTTACATCTTTTATCAGGCCTGCCAAGGTCAGTAACTTTGACATCAGGAGAAATTAGAGAAGCTATGGCTGATACACTTAGCAAGATCGTTGAAGCTGTAAAAAGAACTTTAGAGCGAACTCCCCCTGAACTGGCTGCGGATATTGTTGATAGGGGAATTATGCTTGCTGGAGGTGGAGCTTTAGTAAGGGGTATCAATGATTTATTGAGCGATGAAACTGGAATTTTTACTCACATAGCAGAAAATCCATTGCTATGCGTAGTTAATGGTTGTGGGGAGGTTTTGGATGATTTCAAGAAACTTAAAAGAGTTGTTGATACTCCAGATTTTGTAAGGAACGCGATAAGAGATTAA
- a CDS encoding tetratricopeptide repeat protein translates to MRTFKKVKVCFLLIFVFLNIFYISPCYSLSFRENLFQNALDLSSSGKFNLALQAWNQYLDSYPDDAAGLSNRGNVRLVIGDVEGSIEDQNKSISLNPSEIDPYINRGIAEEALGLWSQAKEDYLLVISQDSTNFSALYNLANVEGSTSNWKKARDLFSKASLYNPGFAMARSSMALADFQLGNIDESEKELKNLIRRYPTFADARAALTALNWSKGESGKAESNWIAVTELDPRYSDEEWLKKIRRWPPEPIKDLMNFVDLK, encoded by the coding sequence ATGAGAACTTTTAAAAAAGTTAAGGTTTGTTTTTTATTAATTTTTGTTTTTTTGAATATTTTTTATATTTCGCCATGCTATTCATTATCTTTTAGGGAGAATTTGTTTCAAAATGCATTAGATCTAAGTTCGAGTGGAAAATTTAATCTCGCTTTACAAGCATGGAATCAATATCTCGATTCATATCCTGATGATGCTGCAGGTTTGAGCAATAGAGGAAATGTAAGACTTGTTATTGGAGATGTAGAGGGATCTATAGAAGACCAAAATAAGTCAATAAGTTTGAATCCTAGTGAAATAGATCCATATATTAACAGGGGGATAGCAGAGGAAGCATTGGGTTTATGGTCGCAAGCTAAAGAAGATTATTTGTTAGTTATTTCGCAAGATAGTACAAATTTCTCTGCATTATATAATTTGGCTAATGTAGAAGGATCTACATCAAATTGGAAAAAGGCGAGAGATTTATTTTCTAAAGCTTCTTTATATAATCCTGGATTTGCGATGGCGAGGTCAAGTATGGCATTAGCAGATTTCCAGTTGGGAAATATTGATGAATCTGAAAAAGAACTAAAAAATTTAATTAGACGTTATCCAACTTTTGCAGATGCTAGGGCAGCTTTAACAGCCTTAAATTGGTCTAAAGGTGAATCTGGGAAAGCAGAAAGTAATTGGATAGCGGTCACTGAATTAGATCCTAGATATAGTGATGAAGAATGGTTAAAAAAAATAAGAAGATGGCCTCCAGAACCAATTAAAGATTTAATGAACTTTGTCGATTTAAAATAA